In Sphingomonas sp. PAMC26645, one DNA window encodes the following:
- a CDS encoding M48 family metalloprotease has product MTVVPTLEPLAYHRAVVGYLTTSEPEIWAWAMAQEARGEQVEEVRATLLRQNYRLDAAAHPEIYEDCRAVLAVLAVEAPVTIYQAPDSTMNAALWYVPGEIHLVLYGPVLEKLSRAERVALFGHELAHYKLWSIEGGIYHVATTVLDHVLAYPNAAPSHAETARIYRLTTELYADRGGAVAANATAPAIATLVKTMTGLLSVDAEAYLRQAAELEATKPVAEGVTHPEIFLRAQALDKWWRADVDLEDWLTDRIRGPLSIATLDLLRQQDMTAMTRAVLARLAKDPAARGEAVAAQLRRYFPDWGPDETPIDAAALAPARIDAATREYLIALSFDLAMADPDDRDAMLVTGARLAQDYDGLAAFREALKRDLKMNRQAITRLLAPLDKVSA; this is encoded by the coding sequence TTGACCGTTGTACCAACACTCGAGCCGCTTGCGTATCATCGTGCGGTCGTCGGATACCTGACCACGTCGGAGCCTGAGATCTGGGCTTGGGCGATGGCGCAGGAGGCGCGTGGGGAACAGGTCGAAGAGGTGCGGGCGACGCTGTTGCGGCAGAATTACCGGCTCGACGCCGCGGCGCATCCTGAGATCTACGAGGATTGTCGCGCCGTGCTGGCAGTGCTGGCGGTCGAGGCGCCGGTGACGATCTATCAGGCACCCGACAGCACGATGAACGCGGCGCTCTGGTATGTGCCCGGTGAAATCCACCTCGTGCTGTACGGCCCCGTGCTGGAAAAACTGTCGCGCGCGGAACGTGTCGCGTTGTTCGGTCACGAACTGGCGCACTACAAGCTTTGGTCGATCGAGGGCGGGATCTATCACGTCGCCACCACGGTTCTCGATCATGTGCTGGCCTATCCGAACGCGGCCCCCAGCCATGCGGAGACAGCGCGAATCTACCGGCTGACCACCGAGCTCTATGCCGATCGCGGCGGAGCGGTTGCCGCAAACGCGACTGCGCCGGCGATCGCGACGTTGGTCAAGACGATGACCGGCTTGCTGAGCGTCGACGCCGAGGCGTATCTGCGACAGGCGGCCGAACTCGAGGCGACCAAGCCGGTGGCGGAGGGCGTCACGCATCCGGAGATATTTCTGCGCGCGCAGGCGCTCGACAAATGGTGGCGGGCGGACGTCGACCTGGAGGATTGGCTGACCGATCGTATCCGCGGGCCGCTGTCGATCGCGACGCTGGACCTGCTGCGACAGCAGGACATGACCGCGATGACGCGCGCCGTCCTCGCCAGGCTTGCCAAGGACCCGGCGGCGAGGGGCGAGGCGGTAGCGGCGCAGCTGCGGCGCTATTTTCCAGACTGGGGACCCGACGAGACACCGATCGACGCCGCCGCGCTGGCACCGGCTAGGATCGATGCGGCAACGCGCGAGTATCTGATCGCGCTCAGCTTCGATCTGGCGATGGCCGATCCCGACGACCGCGATGCGATGCTCGTGACCGGTGCCCGGCTCGCCCAGGACTATGACGGGCTGGCTGCGTTTCGCGAGGCGCTCAAGCGCGATCTCAAGATGAACCGGCAAGCGATCACCCGCCTCCTCGCGCCGCTCGACAAGGTTTCCGCATGA
- the pyrC gene encoding dihydroorotase yields MTDRLTIRRPDDWHVHLRDGAMLEAVAGYTARQFARAIIMPNLTPPVTSIEAAKAYRGRIMAAVGDAAFTPLMTCYLTDGTDPAELERGYVEGVFTACKLYPAHATTNSAHGVTDIRALTAVLETLQRIGMPLLIHGEVTDKSIDIFDREAVFVERVLTPLVRDYPGLKIVLEHITTAEAASFVAEADHPIAATITPQHLLINRNALFDGGLRPHAYCLPVLKRETHRLAVRAAAVSGSPRFFLGTDSAPHVVGAKESGCGCAGIFNAPFALEAYLRVFDEEGALDKFEGFASEHGARFYGLPLNEGTVTLVRGDAEVPASIGTGETAVVPFLAGTNVGWRFEG; encoded by the coding sequence CCCGATGACTGGCACGTCCACCTGCGCGATGGCGCGATGCTGGAGGCGGTCGCGGGGTATACCGCACGGCAGTTTGCGCGGGCCATTATCATGCCGAACCTGACCCCGCCGGTGACCTCGATTGAGGCCGCCAAGGCGTATCGGGGTCGGATTATGGCGGCGGTTGGCGATGCCGCGTTCACGCCGCTGATGACGTGCTACCTCACCGACGGTACCGATCCGGCCGAGCTCGAACGTGGCTATGTCGAGGGCGTGTTCACCGCGTGCAAGCTGTACCCCGCGCATGCGACGACCAACTCCGCGCACGGCGTCACCGATATTCGTGCGCTGACGGCTGTGCTGGAGACGTTGCAGCGGATCGGCATGCCGCTGCTGATCCACGGCGAGGTGACCGACAAGTCGATCGACATCTTCGACCGCGAGGCGGTGTTCGTCGAGCGCGTGCTGACGCCGCTGGTGCGCGATTATCCGGGGCTGAAGATCGTGCTGGAGCATATCACGACCGCGGAGGCGGCTTCGTTCGTGGCCGAGGCGGATCATCCGATCGCGGCGACGATCACGCCGCAGCATCTGTTGATCAACCGCAACGCGCTGTTCGACGGGGGGCTGCGGCCGCATGCGTATTGCCTGCCGGTGCTGAAGCGCGAGACGCATCGATTGGCGGTACGCGCAGCGGCGGTGTCGGGGTCGCCGCGGTTCTTCCTTGGCACGGACAGCGCGCCGCATGTCGTCGGGGCGAAGGAGTCCGGGTGCGGGTGCGCGGGGATCTTCAACGCACCGTTTGCGCTGGAGGCGTATCTGCGCGTGTTCGACGAGGAGGGCGCGCTCGACAAGTTCGAGGGGTTCGCGTCGGAGCATGGTGCGCGGTTCTATGGGTTGCCGTTGAACGAGGGCACCGTGACTCTGGTGCGCGGCGATGCCGAGGTGCCGGCTTCGATCGGGACGGGGGAGACGGCGGTCGTGCCGTTCCTTGCCGGGACCAATGTCGGGTGGCGGTTCGAGGGGTAG
- a CDS encoding DUF1134 domain-containing protein, producing MRSFWLGLGAIATAVCGSAVGGAASASAQVRTIDPNQAIDGDLAPRAYQPPSRPQATTQPSRPAAPDPAYPETPVQDSAPPVTTTTARPPETRAEATMQAADTYERDDLLAAGEGVFGKGAAGLGGLLEKILKDQGRPNAYIAGREASGAFILGVRYGSGIMSHKVEGQQPVYWTGPSVGFDVGGDANKVFVLVYNLYDTEELYKRFPAVEGRLYLVGGFAATYLRRGNVVLIPIRLGVGWRAGVNVGYMNITHKSRWLPF from the coding sequence ATGCGTAGCTTCTGGCTTGGCCTTGGTGCCATTGCGACGGCCGTTTGCGGGAGTGCCGTGGGTGGCGCGGCGAGCGCGTCCGCGCAGGTCCGCACGATCGATCCGAACCAGGCGATCGATGGCGATCTCGCGCCGCGCGCCTATCAGCCTCCCTCGCGTCCGCAGGCGACCACGCAGCCGTCCCGCCCGGCCGCGCCTGACCCCGCCTATCCGGAGACCCCGGTCCAGGACTCCGCGCCGCCCGTCACGACGACCACCGCACGCCCCCCGGAAACGCGGGCCGAGGCGACGATGCAGGCCGCCGACACCTATGAGCGCGACGATCTGCTCGCGGCAGGCGAAGGCGTGTTCGGCAAGGGCGCCGCCGGGCTGGGCGGCCTCCTCGAAAAGATCCTCAAGGACCAGGGCCGGCCCAACGCGTACATCGCCGGGCGAGAGGCGTCGGGCGCTTTCATCCTCGGCGTCCGCTACGGCTCGGGGATCATGAGCCACAAGGTCGAGGGGCAGCAGCCAGTCTACTGGACCGGTCCGTCGGTCGGCTTCGACGTCGGCGGCGACGCGAACAAGGTCTTCGTGCTGGTCTATAACCTGTACGACACCGAGGAACTCTACAAGCGCTTCCCAGCAGTCGAAGGCCGCCTGTACTTGGTCGGCGGTTTCGCCGCGACCTATCTCCGCCGCGGCAACGTCGTCCTCATTCCGATCCGCCTCGGCGTAGGCTGGCGCGCGGGGGTGAACGTTGGGTATATGAATATCACGCACAAAAGCAGGTGGCTGCCGTTTTAG